The genomic window CAATTGTCGCTGTTGAAGTTATGCTTCCGTCATTTACTTCAGCTTCATACAATGTTTCTGGTGATAAAGTTGTTGCCGTTTTATCGGTCATTCCTGTGTAAATTGGAGTGTTCGGTTTTGTATTATAAGCATATTCCAAAATTGTATAACCGTCACCATCAGCGTTTACTTTTACTTTAAACCATCCATAACAGGTAAGACCATCCATTAAATAATCAAATCCTACATAACCAGTTTTTCCATCCCAAGCTGTATAACTCGCTGTTCTTAAATCCAACTGATTTGGATAAGCACCTGGAGCAGTCATATTGCTTGTTGGACCAACTGCTGTGTTTGCATTCAATAATGAAATATTTCTAGTACCCGTTTCGCAAACTAGTTTCTTTGCATACGTTTCAATTTTTAAAGCATTCGCCGCATAACGCCAGCCTCCAAATGCACGATCATCTCCTTTTGCGATTTCAAAATATTTCCATGTCAATGCTGACGAAACCGTAACATCTGGCATGTCAACAAAGAAGATTCCGTATGGATCTGAGAATTTAAAATTAAAGTATAAAGAAGTACAAGATAAATCAGCTGTTCCGCCTGCAAAAGCTGCTGGTAAAAAACTAATTCCACCAGATGTATTGTTGCTTAATGCATGATTTGTTGCTTTTCCAGTTAATGTAACTGTAATTTGATTGTTGGAGTTTACAGTAAGTACAGGTGTAATTCCTGCTGGAAAAGTATGTGTAAAATGAGTTCCTGCTGTCATTGTTCCAGAAGAAACCGCAAAAGTTTTAGTTCCGTTTAATTTGATTATGGATGAAGTATCAAAAGAACCGTCATTTACAATCGCTTCTTTAAAAGCTACAGCCGATGCAGTAAGCGTACTTCCTGTTGAATTAACACCTGTATCAATTAAGTTTTGTGCTTGCCAAAGAGATTTTCTCGCAGGGTGTTCTAAAGCAGCGAGCATTCTGTCAATCTGACCTTGTGTATACATTTTATAGCAACCTTGTGCTCCATTATATCCCATGTAGTTTTCGAAATTTACTTTATCGCCACTGCAATTTGTTCCTGGAGTACAGCCTAAAGTATGTTTTCCGTCTTCCGCAGGAGTATCAGAAACTTCATCAGTTCCTGTACAACCTCCTTCAAAAGTATGAATCAGATTAAGAAAGTGACCAAATTCGTGAGTAAGCGTTGCTGAGAATTCTTTGCTATATGAGTTATCATACAAATAAGCTCCGTTGAAAACAACACGAGCTGTATTGTTTGCTGTCATATCTGAACTTGGATACCAAGCCACACCTGAATTATTTGTAGCGCCGTCATTATACAAATCATTCTGTATATAGACATTCATATATTTGGTGTTGTCCCAAGCATCAGCTGCAATCTGGTCATCGTAGCCTCCACCGTTTCCGTAACCGTTTTTAGTTGGATGGAAAACAACACCTGTCGTACAACCACCATTAGGATCTTTTTTCGCAAGCTTAAATTCAATATTCAGCGTTCCGCGGCGTGCTTGAAAAAAAGATTCAACGGTCTGATAATCTGCGTTACGCCCATTAAAATCATCATTAAGCTGAGCTAAGTGATTGACAATCTTTTCGTAGGTTACCGTTTTTCCGCCTTGTACATCACCATAAATATGAAATACTACTGGAATTGTGTAAGTAGTAACTGCAGCCGTTTTTGCTGTAGAAGATTTACGCTGTGCTGCAAAATTTTTACTGAAAACATCAAAGTTCTTTTTCTCTTGAAGTGCATGAGGGTTATTCCGGTACACTTTTTCATTTTCTTCGCTTGTCCGACAAGGCAGACCTTGTGCACTAATTTTCACTGAACTGAAAATCAGAAAGCAGATTAGTAATTTTAATTTCATTTGTTTAGGTTTTTCATTAGTAATTGATCAAAATTACCGCAGAAGCTTCTATCTTTCTGATAGTATTTTATTCAGAATTAATACATAATTATCATATTTTTAACCATAAAAAAACACATAATCAAAAAATACTTATAATAAAATATTAAAATCAAAAACCAATCGACTTAACTAAAAAACATCCGTCATCCCTTACAAATACTATAAAACAAAAAAAAACCAGCACTTAAAAGTGCTGGCTCAAAAACAAATTAAACTAACTCAAAATTAAAATTTGTCCCAAAAAATCTTCGTTGTCATTAAATCTCCCCCTATTGCTGTTGAAGCTGCTTCATAATTAGCTGCATTCAACGTTTTATCTGATGTGGAATAAATATTTCTAACTGGAACTTTACCATTTGCTTCTTGCACCGCTGTTGGAGGCGCTACCAGTATAGGATAATCTAACCTTCTGTATTCAGTCCAAGCTTCAAAACCACGATTGTAGTAAGCGATCCAAAGCTGGTAGGCAATTTTTTGCTTGTCTGTTCCTGTTGCTGTAGCAAAAGCAACATCAGGACGTGCTAAATAAGTTTGGATATTCGCATCAGAAACTCCCCAAAATTTCATGCTAGCTTCTATTCCTTTTGCATAATAGGTTGCAGCATCAGCCCCTACACTAAAGCCTCGGCTTGCCGCATCTGCCAGTAAAAAACAGGTTTCTGTATAATCGAATATAACTCCTGGATTTGTTTCCTTTCTCAACCTGAGTCCTGTATTTGAATAATCTACATATTTAACTAGCTGAGCATATGGAGCACCTTTGTATTTACCGTTTATTTTTGAAGCCGGATCAAAGAAAATATCACGTCTTGGATCTTCTTTTGCATTTAATTCATTAACAAAAAACTCTGCTATGTTAATTTGGCTACTATTTACCAAACTATCATATAACGGATTCATATCTATTACTGACGAATAATACTGAAACAAAGCCGTATCTGCCTCTTTGCTCATTACCCCAGAACTATAAGCGCTTTCTACCATAGCTTTTGCTCTTGCAGGATCGACATCAGCAAGATGCAAACCCATTTTTAGTTTTACGCTATTTGCCAATACTTTCCATTTAGCAACATTTCCTTGAAAAACTAAATCTGCTTTTTTATCAAAACTTGCGTTTGCGGTATCTAAATTTGCAATAGCTACATCCAAACGGGAAGCTAAATCCAAATAGATTGTTTTAGCATCGTCATATTTTGGAAGAGGGAACTTTTTAATATCTAAAGCTTCGGTATACGCTACATTTCCAAACAAATCAACCAATGTCTGATACGTCATTACAATTTGTACCTCAAGAATTGCCAACTGATTTTTTTGCACCGCTTCTTCTACTGGACCTAATGCTTTTATTTCTTTGATTTGTTTTTGCGCATTTGATAAATCCTGTAATACATCTCTATAAAGCAATACAGCATGATTGCTTCCTAGATTTCTTTTTGCCTGATTGTAATTAGCTTCATCTGTATAAGTCGAAGTCGACCAATGTTGAACATAAGCTCTGAAATTGTTCGAATTAACAGAAGCATTAGTCAAGAAATAAGCATAATTTACTTGAGCACTAGTCATTAATGCTGCGGGTACCGCTGTTTCATAACCTTTTTTGTCCTGATTCATATTGTCCAGGTTATCGCATGAAGCTATTGTACATAGAATAGCTCCAGCAAAAAATATTGTTTTTATAATTCTCATGTCTATATTTTTTAGAATTGAACTTTCAATGTAAAACTATACTCTTTTGTTGTCGGTAAAACCCCTGATTGAAAGCCTTGTAAATTACCCGAAGATGCTCCCGCTTCTGGATCTGCGTAAGGAAGATTTTTGTGAATGATCCAAAGGTTGCTTCCATTAACAGCGAAGACCATATTATTGATAAACGTATTAGTTAAGAATCTTTTTGGAAATCTGTAGCTTAACCCAACTTCACGTAATTTTACATAAGATGCATCATAAACATATTCTTGCTGTGGCATAGAACCATAAAAATCGTATCCTGCAGCATCTGCGATTTCTGCAACCACAGTATTTGGTGCTCCATCTGCTTGAACTCCGTTTAGCAATACACCGCCGCCATTAGCAACAGGCTCACGCTGCGGAACTCCATTATGGTTTTTACTCACTGTACTTTCATAGATACCTGTCTGATGTCCAAATTGTTGATCTAAAGAGTATACATCTCCTCCTTTTTTAACATCTATTAAGAAGTTGAAAGAAATATTCTTATACGTTAAAACGTTATTAAAACCACCAATCCAATCAGGATTTACATCTCCGATCACTACTCCTGAAGTTTTTTGATAGGTTCCGTTTGAGTTAATAACTCTCTGCCCATTTAAATAAGTATAACCAGAACCCACAAGCTGACCAACTGGTTTACCAACTTCTGCTACATAACTAATTCCTTGGAAACCTCCTAATGAAATCTGATTTGCTCCTGCTAAAGAAATTACTTCATTTTTATTAGTAGACCAGTTTACAGTTGCCTGCCATGTAAAATTGTTTGTTTTGATTGGAGTAGCATTTACCGTTAACTCAAATCCTTTGTTTTGAACATCTCCTCCATTAATCCATGCTCTTGTGTATCCTGTTTGTGTAGGCGTTTCAATAGATAGAATCTGATTTGTTGTATTTGTTTTGTAATAAGAAAAGTCAACTCCTAATCTGTTTTTGAAGAACTTAAGCTCAAGACCTGCCTCAAAACCTTTTGTCAACTCACTTTTTAAATCAGAATTGCTTCTGCTATCTTCTGTTGAAAAACGAATTCCGTTTGGACCAAAATTATTATTTTTAGAATATCTCGGAGAAGTTACTGCAAATTGAGCATCGTTTCCTGTTTCAGCATAGTTTAAACGCAGCTTACCAAAAGATAGCCAATCTGCTTTGATATGATTACTAAAAATATAAGTTCCTGTGATTGAAGGATAAGAATAAGTATTATTCGCCTTTGGCAAAGTAGAAGACTGATCTATTCTGTATGTTCCTTCTACAAAAAATGTATCAAGATAAGCAAAATTAGCTGTCCCATAAATACTGTTTGTCCCAATAGTCTGCTCTGCCTCGCCAGGATAGTTGATTAGATTTATTGAGTTTGTCAAAGCGTAAATTCCTGGAACAACCAATCCGCCATTTGTCTCAGCATAAATAGAATTTAATACAGAACGTCTAGAGTTTCCTCCTAACATCCCCGTAAAATTTAGACCTTCTGTAATAGCCGTTTTAAAATTCAAAACTAAATCTAAGTTGATTTCACGAAAGTTTTTATCATATCTAGAGTATTGTCCTAATCCGTTTGATGTTCTTTTTGAACCCACAGCTATGCGCTCTTCTTGTAACTGATGATAAAAATCGACAGCACCTCTCCCCATGATATCAAACCAATTTGTAACTTCTGTTTTTAAGATTACATTTCCAAAGAAACGATCTCTTTTCATCGAGTTGTAATTGTTATAACGCTGAAAATACGGATTATCATGAAACAAAACGGTCAACTTAGTTGGCGATTGCACATTCCATGTTATATTTTTACCTGTTAATTCGTAAGCCTCTTTAAGATCACCAAAATCAGCACTTGTACTGTACCATTGTCTTACACTGCTCAAATAGTTGTTTCCGCCATCTCCATATCCAGTCTCATTCATACCAATCGCATCTGATTTCATATAATTTGATGATGCTGAAATTCTAGTTTTTGGCGCAATTTTATAGCTAGCAGAAAAATTAAAATTATCTTTTCTGTTATTGCTATTAGGCAGAATTCCTTGCTGCTGATTGTAGTTAGTGTAACCAAATCTAAAATCACCCTGATCATTCGAACCAGAAATAGCGATATTATTGATATAAGTTAAACTGTTTTGATAAAAACTGTTTGGATTCTTTTTTACCGCTGTATAAGGTGATAATTTCCCACAAGTTGGTAGATTAGGATAAAAAGAAGTCCAATTGTACACCAAAACAGAAGGATCAAATTTTGGCCCCCAAGAAGCATCTTCTATACTTACAGACGGATGAGAACCGCTCCCTAAATCTACAGTTGATCCAAAAGATCCATATCCTCCACCATATTGGTTTTGATATTCTGGCAATGTTTCTTTATCAACCACCCCAACGTTTATTCCGGTGCTGAAATCTATACCTAAACCTCCTTTAGCTTTGCTGCCTTTTTTAAGTGTTACGATAATAACTCCATTTGAAGCTCTTGATCCATATAACGCTGTTGCTGCAGCACCTTTTAAAACGTTCATGGTTTCAATATCATCAGGGTTTATATCTGAGGCAGCATTACCATAATCATATCCTCCTTTATTACCACTTGATTTCTGGTCACTTGTATTGGTGTTGTCATTGTTTAATATAATTCCATCCACAACCCACAAGGCCTGATTGTTTCCTGTCAAAGAAGTTGTACCACGAATGACAACGTTTGTAGATCCTCCAATATTATTATTTCTTCTAATTTGTACACCCGCAATTTTTCCTGAAATATTATTCGAAACGTTACCAGTATTTATTTTTGTAAGCTGATCTCCATTTATTTCTTGCGTAGCATAACCCAAAGATTTTTTCTCTCTTTTAAGTCCCAATGCTGTAACTACAATTTCCTGCAATTGCGTAGATCCTGCAGACATTTTTACGTTTACGCTATTACTACGAGCCGGAACTTCTTTAGTTTGCATTCCAATAAAACTAAACACAAGTACCGCATTTGCATCAGCTTTTATTGAATATTTCCCATCAAAATCAGTCTGAGAACCTGTTTGAGTTCCTTTTACCAGTATTCCAACACCTGGCAATGGAATTCCATTCTCATCTGAAACAATTCCTGACACCACCCGATCTTGGGCAAAGGTCAGTTTCGTCAACAGCACAAAAAAGAGTACTGCAATTTTTCTAACATTAATCTTGAATTTCATAAAATGGTTTTATAATTAATGTGGCAAATATTTTGCTTTTTAGATAATTTTTCTGATAATATATTACCGAAAAACCTGCTTATATTACCCTATAAATATCAATTTCGCAATTACACATTTACTATATTACCTTTTTAGAAAGATTTCAAAATCAAACAATTAACTTAGTTCCAAATAACATAAATCAAAAAAAAAGGAGAATTTCAATTTGATGAAACTCTCCTTTCTTTTATAATATGTATTTTTATTATTTTGCTCCTGGCGGGCAATTTTTTTCAATAAATCTGACAAAAGTATCTACTAGATGTTTTTCTGTTCCTTCTCCTTCATCAATACTATGAGAACGGTTTGGATAAATCATTAAATCAAACATTTTATCGTATTTGATTAATTCGTTTATTAAAACTTCTGCATTCTTATAATGTACATTATCATCGCCTGTTCCGTGAATATATAGTAAATTTCCTTTCAGATTTTTAGCATGTGTTACAGGAGAAGCCTGAATATAAGCTGCCTGATTTTCGTCTGGCAATCCCATATAGCGCTCTGTATAGATATTATCATAAAAATGCTGATCTGTTACTGCTGCAATCGCAATTCCAGTTTTGTAGATTTCTGGATACTGAAACATTAAGTTTAAAGTTACTGCTCCACCGCCGCTCCAGCCATGAATCGCCACACGATCAGAATCGATGAAGTTCCATTTTAAAACTTCTTTGGCTGCCATTGCCTGATCACGCGTATTGATAATCCCGATATTTTTGTAAATAGATTTTCTCCATTGTGTTCCTTTCATTACAGGAGTTCCTCTATTATCCATAGCAATTCCGATATATCCTTTTGGAATCAATTCAGCGATAAAACCATTAAAATACGGTTTGTCATTGGCTACTGAAGCCATCGGTTCTCCATAAACATAGAAGAAAACAGGATATTTTTTTGAAGGATCAAAATCCAATGGTTTTGCCATTACACCATCAATTTCAACTCCATCTTCAGTTTTTACTTTAAACTTCTCCATTGAATAATTTCGTCTTGGAGCCACAAAAACATCTGCTTCTTTTGGATAAATCTTTTGATGCCCCGACAAGGCAATCAACCTCTGATTGTAATCTCTCGAAATGCTAGAATTGGTATGTCTTGCATAAGCTGCATCTGTAGAAAAAACATATCGGTTTGTACCGTCAAAAATTGCTGGAGTTATTCTTTTTGTTTTTTTCGAACTTAAATTTGTTTCATACAAGTAACGCTGAGTAGCATCTTCTGGACTAGCAATAAAATATATTGTTTTGGTCTTTTCATTATAGGCTTTAAAATAAGCATCAAAATTAGTTTTAGTGATTAACTCTTTTGATTTTCCGTCAAGGCTTATTTTGTAAATATGCATCCATCCGTCTGCGTCAGAACTCCATAAAAAGGCTTTTCCGTTGTCTACAAACTGACAAGGAAAAACGTCATATTCACCAGCAGAAGTATCAAACACGTCAATCCATGCTTTTGATTCTTCTTTATAAATCACTCTCGCTGCACCCGATTTTGCATTGCAATCGTACATCGTAACCTGATTCTGGTTTCTATTTAACTGAACTACCATAATAGATTCATTGCTAAGCCATTTCATTCGAACCAAATAATTATTATCTGGTTCTCCAGGAATATTTAACCAATTGGTTTGAAGAGAATCAATATTTACAATTCCGATTTTTACAGAAGAAGGTTTATCTCCAGCTTTTGGATATTCCACAGGAATAATTGTCGGATATAACGAATCTGTATTATTGATCATGAAATGGAATTTGGTAGATGTAGCATCTACTCTCCAAAAAGCAATGCTTTTTCCGTCTGGACTCCATCTGAATCCGTCACGAGCAGCTAGTTCTTCTTCATAAACCCAATCAAAAGTTCCGTTAATAATTTTATCTGTACCGTCTGTAGTTACTGGCGTAATTTTTCCAGAATTCAGATTTTCAACATATATGTTGTGTTTTGAAACGTAGGCAACATTTTCATTATCGCTAGAAAACTTAGCAAACATTAAAGATGACGCATCCAAGTTTTTGCCTAATTGTTTTCCTTTTCCTGTGGCCAAATCAAAATACCAATAATCACCTCTAGTATTGTCTCTCCAAACTTTCTTAGAATTTGTATAGACTAATACTTTTGTTTTTGAATCGTTCCAAACCAATTGTTCAATTTCGCCTGTAAATCCAGCAGCAGCTAATTGTGCTTTTGATAAAATAGTGTTTTGTTTATCTAGCTTATCAACATCATAAACGACCACGTTACTGTCTTGATTCACCCAAAAAGAATGAGAATTTGGCAACCAATTTAGATTGTTAATATCAATCTTCTGTGCGAAAACAGATGTACATATAAACAGTACCAACAACAAATATTTTCTCATCTTATCCTTTTTTATTTTTAATTAAATTTTCAATTTCGGCAATTTCAATAGGCATAGCTTCACTCAGATTG from Flavobacterium sp. KACC 22763 includes these protein-coding regions:
- a CDS encoding SusD/RagB family nutrient-binding outer membrane lipoprotein; this encodes MRIIKTIFFAGAILCTIASCDNLDNMNQDKKGYETAVPAALMTSAQVNYAYFLTNASVNSNNFRAYVQHWSTSTYTDEANYNQAKRNLGSNHAVLLYRDVLQDLSNAQKQIKEIKALGPVEEAVQKNQLAILEVQIVMTYQTLVDLFGNVAYTEALDIKKFPLPKYDDAKTIYLDLASRLDVAIANLDTANASFDKKADLVFQGNVAKWKVLANSVKLKMGLHLADVDPARAKAMVESAYSSGVMSKEADTALFQYYSSVIDMNPLYDSLVNSSQINIAEFFVNELNAKEDPRRDIFFDPASKINGKYKGAPYAQLVKYVDYSNTGLRLRKETNPGVIFDYTETCFLLADAASRGFSVGADAATYYAKGIEASMKFWGVSDANIQTYLARPDVAFATATGTDKQKIAYQLWIAYYNRGFEAWTEYRRLDYPILVAPPTAVQEANGKVPVRNIYSTSDKTLNAANYEAASTAIGGDLMTTKIFWDKF
- a CDS encoding SusC/RagA family TonB-linked outer membrane protein; amino-acid sequence: MKFKINVRKIAVLFFVLLTKLTFAQDRVVSGIVSDENGIPLPGVGILVKGTQTGSQTDFDGKYSIKADANAVLVFSFIGMQTKEVPARSNSVNVKMSAGSTQLQEIVVTALGLKREKKSLGYATQEINGDQLTKINTGNVSNNISGKIAGVQIRRNNNIGGSTNVVIRGTTSLTGNNQALWVVDGIILNNDNTNTSDQKSSGNKGGYDYGNAASDINPDDIETMNVLKGAAATALYGSRASNGVIIVTLKKGSKAKGGLGIDFSTGINVGVVDKETLPEYQNQYGGGYGSFGSTVDLGSGSHPSVSIEDASWGPKFDPSVLVYNWTSFYPNLPTCGKLSPYTAVKKNPNSFYQNSLTYINNIAISGSNDQGDFRFGYTNYNQQQGILPNSNNRKDNFNFSASYKIAPKTRISASSNYMKSDAIGMNETGYGDGGNNYLSSVRQWYSTSADFGDLKEAYELTGKNITWNVQSPTKLTVLFHDNPYFQRYNNYNSMKRDRFFGNVILKTEVTNWFDIMGRGAVDFYHQLQEERIAVGSKRTSNGLGQYSRYDKNFREINLDLVLNFKTAITEGLNFTGMLGGNSRRSVLNSIYAETNGGLVVPGIYALTNSINLINYPGEAEQTIGTNSIYGTANFAYLDTFFVEGTYRIDQSSTLPKANNTYSYPSITGTYIFSNHIKADWLSFGKLRLNYAETGNDAQFAVTSPRYSKNNNFGPNGIRFSTEDSRSNSDLKSELTKGFEAGLELKFFKNRLGVDFSYYKTNTTNQILSIETPTQTGYTRAWINGGDVQNKGFELTVNATPIKTNNFTWQATVNWSTNKNEVISLAGANQISLGGFQGISYVAEVGKPVGQLVGSGYTYLNGQRVINSNGTYQKTSGVVIGDVNPDWIGGFNNVLTYKNISFNFLIDVKKGGDVYSLDQQFGHQTGIYESTVSKNHNGVPQREPVANGGGVLLNGVQADGAPNTVVAEIADAAGYDFYGSMPQQEYVYDASYVKLREVGLSYRFPKRFLTNTFINNMVFAVNGSNLWIIHKNLPYADPEAGASSGNLQGFQSGVLPTTKEYSFTLKVQF
- a CDS encoding S9 family peptidase, whose product is MRKYLLLVLFICTSVFAQKIDINNLNWLPNSHSFWVNQDSNVVVYDVDKLDKQNTILSKAQLAAAGFTGEIEQLVWNDSKTKVLVYTNSKKVWRDNTRGDYWYFDLATGKGKQLGKNLDASSLMFAKFSSDNENVAYVSKHNIYVENLNSGKITPVTTDGTDKIINGTFDWVYEEELAARDGFRWSPDGKSIAFWRVDATSTKFHFMINNTDSLYPTIIPVEYPKAGDKPSSVKIGIVNIDSLQTNWLNIPGEPDNNYLVRMKWLSNESIMVVQLNRNQNQVTMYDCNAKSGAARVIYKEESKAWIDVFDTSAGEYDVFPCQFVDNGKAFLWSSDADGWMHIYKISLDGKSKELITKTNFDAYFKAYNEKTKTIYFIASPEDATQRYLYETNLSSKKTKRITPAIFDGTNRYVFSTDAAYARHTNSSISRDYNQRLIALSGHQKIYPKEADVFVAPRRNYSMEKFKVKTEDGVEIDGVMAKPLDFDPSKKYPVFFYVYGEPMASVANDKPYFNGFIAELIPKGYIGIAMDNRGTPVMKGTQWRKSIYKNIGIINTRDQAMAAKEVLKWNFIDSDRVAIHGWSGGGAVTLNLMFQYPEIYKTGIAIAAVTDQHFYDNIYTERYMGLPDENQAAYIQASPVTHAKNLKGNLLYIHGTGDDNVHYKNAEVLINELIKYDKMFDLMIYPNRSHSIDEGEGTEKHLVDTFVRFIEKNCPPGAK